From Miscanthus floridulus cultivar M001 chromosome 15, ASM1932011v1, whole genome shotgun sequence, the proteins below share one genomic window:
- the LOC136506788 gene encoding trafficking protein particle complex II-specific subunit 130 homolog: protein MANYLAQFQTIKSTCDRIVIAVEDVSDLWLNIKESFERRVPVKKACLNNKARNPVFVDNLPAEFIQTTDSRLRSRFPQEQYLFWFREPYATVVLVTCEDLDEFKTILKPRLKLIVQNDEREWFIVFVSKAHPSNDQATKMAKKVYARLEADFNTKKRERCCKFDLHGSDKEFWDDFDSKMVDCIRNTLDRRVQFYEEEIRRLSEQRFTPIWNFCNFFILKESLAFMFEMSNLHEDSLREYDELELCYSESVNSPGKHREFGGLDTGDDQAALLNPGAKALTQIVQDDLFREFEFRQYIFACQAKLLFKLSRPIEVAARGYTFVVGFSKTLALHENALPFCFREVWVITACLGLIKSTSSHYDDGSVAIDSEKELYRLQGDLYSLCRVKFMRLAYLIGYGVEIEKSPVNSASLSMLPWPKPATWPSIPPDSSAEIMEKEKMVLQVKSREKLFSIHRKPLPLEPSLLLREANRRRAFLSVGNLSELYDSSDGSGLDANSKLPPNRSASNLMTRTMSGPATSETSLPVGRPMRLSEIHVAAEHALKQTISDPDFMTSLSSLEEFEKRYMELTKGAADNYHRSWWKRHGVVLDGEIAALFFKHGNYDLAVKSYEKVCALYSAEGWEELLADVLPDLAECQKILNDEAGYLASCVKLLSLDSGLFSSKERQAFQSEVVRLAHSEMKHLVPLDVSSLITFAGNAGPPLELCDGDPGTLSVAVWSGFPDDITLESLSLRLSASSSADEGIKAIKSSDSHVLVPGRNIISFDIPPQKPGSYVLGALTGQIGKLSFRSHGFSQDGPVETDEFMSFEKPTRPVLKVRKPRALVDITPAVSSALLMNELQWIGLIVKPIDYSLKGGILHIDAGAELKIEESQMIDIEIYGSDMECANSANGSIEAGKVEKIPIENGKIKLPDWASDVTTLVWFPVRAIDDTIARGESPVSPQKQSVVDGMRMIALKLEFGIFHNQVFERTIAVHFTNPFHVSTRVVDKCNDGALLLQVILRSEVKATLHVKDVRLDLQSGFEHLGKGDGRPALSLFPLVIAPSSKAGILFMIRLSGTKDVDEAENADSMLNIIYGISGDRTTGAHSPVPVKPGDSEELLLKIALRLKRPVLDPCLAVGFLPFSTDCLRVGQLVNMRWRVERLKPPEDASIPVDEILYQVEANPQNWMVAGRKCGHVSLSNEQGSRMEITVTCVPLVSGYVHPPQLGLPEVGEANISCNPAGPHLVCVLPPALSTSYCIPAA from the exons atggcgaacTACCTCGCGCAGTTCCAGACCATCAAGTCCACCTGCGACCGCATCGTCATCGCCG TTGAAGATGTTAGTGACTTGTGGCTAAATATCAAGGAAAGTTTTGAACGACGAGTGCCAGTGAAGAAGGCCTGTCTCAACAACAAGGCAAGGAACCCTGTTTTTGTTGACAATCTACCAGCTGAGTTTATACAAACTACTGATTCAAGACTACGGAGTCGATTCCCACAAGAACAATACTTGTTCTGGTTCCGGGAGCCATATGCGACTGTTGTTCTTGTTACTTGTGAG GATCTTGATGAATTCAAGACTATTCTTAAGCCTCGCCTCAAATTAATTGTTCAAAACGATGAGCGAGAATGGTTCATTGTGTTTGTGTCGAAGGCCCATCCTAGCAATGATCAAGCAACTAAGATGGCAAAGAAAGTATATGCTAGGCTAGAGGCTGATTTCAACACCAAAAAGAGAGAAAG ATGCTGCAAGTTTGATCTCCATGGATCAGACAAGGAATTCTGGGATGATTTTGACTCTAAAATGGTGGACTGCATCAGAAACACTTTGGATAGGCGGGTTCAGTTTTATGAAGAGGAAATACGGAGGTTAAGTGAGCAACGGTTCACTCCAATATGGAACTTCTGCAACTTCTTCATTCTGAAG GAAAGCTTGGCATTCATGTTTGAGATGAGTAATCTTCATGAAGATTCACTCCGTGAATATGATGAACTTGAACTATGCTATTCAGAATCAG TGAACTCTCCAGGGAAACATCGTGAATTTGGTGGACTAGATACTGGTGATGACCAGGCTGCGCTGCTAAATCCAGGAGCCAAAGCACTTACCCAAATTGTTCAGGATGACTTATTCAGAGAATTTGAGTTTAGGCAATACATATTTGCTTGCCAGGCTAAG TTATTGTTTAAATTGTCTCGCCCAATTGAGGTTGCTGCCAGAGGATATACTTTTGTTGTTGGCTTTTCCAAGACACTAGCCTTGCACGAA AATGCTCTACCATTTTGCTTCCGTGAAGTATGGGTGATAACTGCATGCTTGGGTTTGATAAAGTCTACAAGTTCGCATTATGATGATGGATCTGTTGCTATTGACTCAGAGAAAGAGTTATATCGTCTTCAGGGTGATCTTTATTCCCTCTGTCGTGTTAAG TTTATGAGGCTTGCTTACTTGATTGGTTATGGGGTTGAGATAGAAAAGAGTCCAGTTAACAG TGCATCTTTAAGCATGCTACCATGGCCAAAGCCAGCTACATGGCCTTCAATTCCTCCTGATTCATCAGCAGAAataatggaaaaggagaag ATGGTTCTTCAAGTCAAATCAAGAGAAAAGCTCTTCAGCATTCACAGGAAACCTCTGCCATTAGAACCTTCTTTGCTTCTACGTGAGGCTAATAGGCGCAGGGCTTTTCTCTCTGTTGGAAATCTATCCGAGCTGTATGATTCATCTGATGG TTCAGGTTTAGATGCAAATTCAAAACTTCCTCCCAACAGATCTGCTTCTAACTTAATGACAAGAACAATGTCAGGTCCAGCAACGTCCGAGACTTCACTGCCAGTTGGTCGTCCCATGAGGTTGTCAGAAATTCATGTTGCAGCTGAGCATGCACTGAAACAAACGATATCAGATCCTGATTTTATGACATCACTTTCATCACTAGAAGAATTTGAG AAAAGATATATGGAGCTTACTAAAGGTGCAGCTGACAATTACCACCGCTCATGGTGGAAAAGACATGGAGTTGTTCTTGATGGAGAGATTGCAGCTCTGTTCTTTAAGCATGGAAATTATGACCTAGCTGTGAAATCCTATGAGAAAGTTTGCGCTCTTTATTCTGCAGAAGGCTGGGAAGAGCTGTTGGCAGATGTTCTTCCTGATCTTGCAGAATGCCAGAAGATTCTTAATGATGAAGCTGGTTATTTGGCTTCTTGTGTAAAGTTACTTTCTCTGGACAGTGGCTTGTTTTCATCTAAAGAGCGGCAAGCTTTCCAGTCAGAAGTTGTTCGACTTGCTCACAGTGAAATGAAACATCTTGTGCCCCTTGATGTCTCGTCACTAATTACATTTGCTGGAAATGCTGGTCCACCACTAGAATTATGTGATGGAGATCCTGGTACACTATCGGTAGCAGTTTGGAGTGGCTTCCCAGATGACATCACACTGGAGTCTCTCAGTTTAAGATTGTCAGCTTCTTCTAGTGCAGAtgaaggtatcaag GCAATTAAAAGTTCAGATTCTCATGTTCTCGTACCAGGTAGAAATATCATCTCTTTTGACATTCCTCCTCAAAAGCCTGGCTCCTATGTGTTGGGTGCTCTCACTGGACAGATTGGCAAGCTGTCATTCAGATCGCATGGATTTTCTCAAGATGGGCCAGTTGAAACTGATGAATTTATGAGCTTTGAGAAGCCAACAAGACCTGTTTTGAAG GTGAGAAAACCAAGGGCTTTAGTTGATATTACACCTGCTGTGTCCTCTGCGTTGCTTATGAATGAGCTCCAATGGATTGGATTAATCGTTAAGCCAATAGACTATTCTTTAAAAGGTGGCATATTGCATATCGATGCTGGTGCTGAACTGAAAATTGAGGAGTCTCAGATGATTGACATAGAAATTTACGGAAGTGATATGGAGTGTGCTAATTCTGCCAACGGCTCCATCGAAGCTGGAAAGGTTGAAAAGATCCCTATTGAAAATGGAAAGATAAAACTTCCAGATTGGGCTAGTGATGTGACTACTCTTGTTTGGTTTCCTGTTCGTGCTATTGATGATACAATTGCCAGAGGAGAATCCCCAG TGTCTCCTCAGAAACAGAGCGTTGTAGACGGGATGAGAATGATTGCTCTCAAGCTTGAGTTTGGGATTTTCCATAATCAAGTGTTTGAAAG GACCATTGCAGTTCATTTTACTAACCCATTCCATGTAAGCACACGCGTCGTGGACAAGTGCAATGATGGAGCTCTACTTCTACAG GTGATATTGCGTTCTGAAGTGAAGGCTACACTGCATGTAAAGGATGTACGGTTAGATCTTCAATCTGGATTTGAGCACTTGGGCAAAGGAGATGGACGGCCAGCTTTGAGTTTATTCCCTCTGGTTATTGCTCCTTCTTCCAAAGCTGGAATTTTATTCATGATACGGTTAAGTGGTACAAAGG ATGTGGATGAGGCAGAAAATGCAGACAGCATGCTGAATATCATTTACGGGATATCTGGTGACAGAACAACTGGAGCACATTCTCCTGTACCTGTAAAACCTGGTGATTCTGAAGAGCTTCTGTTAAAGATCGCACTCAGACTGAAGCGACCTGTTCTGGATCCATGTCTAGCAGTTGGATTCCTTCCATTTTCTACTGACTGCCTGAGGGTTGGGCAATTAGTTAATATGAGGTGGAGGGTCGAAAGGCTGAAACCCCCGGAGGATGCATCCATACCCGTC GATGAAATACTTTATCAGGTTGAGGCAAACCCGCAGAACTGGATGGTTGCTGGGAGGAAATGTGGTCACGTATCGTTGTCAAATGAGCAAG GTTCAAGGATGGAGATCACGGTGACATGTGTGCCACTGGTCTCTGGGTACGTCCACCCACCGCAGCTGGGCCTGCCGGAGGTGGGCGAGGCAAACATTAGCTGCAACCCAGCAGGGCCTCACCTGGTGTGCGTCCTTCCTCCAGCCCTCAGCACCTCCTACTGTATACCAGCGGCATGA